Proteins encoded in a region of the Pseudomonas denitrificans (nom. rej.) genome:
- a CDS encoding RtcB family protein, whose translation MSTKTFQLLEVANGKPIKLWTQGVPVEDDARQQLMNTAKMPFIFKHLAVMPDVHLGKGSTIGSVIPTRGAIIPAAVGVDIGCGMIAARTSLVAADLPDNLHGLRTAIEKAVPHGRSNTRAGRDKGAWENVPDHADDAWRALAGRFKVITDKHPKLEKTNNRKHLGTLGTGNHFIEVCLDEADRVWFMLHSGSRGVGNAIGNLFIELAQADMRQHIANLPDRDLAYFEEGSQHFDDYVEAVGWAQDFARQNRELMMQSVIAAARQIIRKPFEASLEAVNCHHNYVQKERHFGEEVLVTRKGAVSAQKGQLGIIPGSMGAKSFIVRGLGNEEAFCSCSHGAGRTMSRTKAKKLFSVEDQVRATAHVECRKDADVIDEIPMAYKDIDAVMDAQRELVEVLHTLRQVVCVKG comes from the coding sequence ATGAGCACCAAGACCTTCCAACTGCTGGAAGTCGCCAACGGCAAACCGATCAAGCTCTGGACCCAAGGCGTGCCGGTGGAAGACGACGCCAGGCAGCAACTGATGAACACCGCGAAGATGCCCTTCATCTTCAAGCACCTGGCCGTGATGCCGGACGTGCACCTGGGCAAGGGGTCGACCATCGGCAGCGTGATTCCCACCAGGGGCGCCATCATCCCGGCGGCCGTGGGTGTGGATATCGGCTGCGGCATGATCGCCGCACGCACCTCGCTGGTCGCCGCGGACCTGCCGGATAACCTGCACGGCCTGCGCACCGCCATCGAGAAGGCCGTGCCCCACGGTCGCAGCAACACCCGGGCAGGCCGCGACAAGGGCGCCTGGGAAAACGTGCCCGATCATGCCGACGACGCTTGGCGTGCACTGGCCGGCCGCTTCAAGGTGATTACCGACAAGCACCCGAAACTGGAGAAAACCAACAACCGCAAGCACCTGGGAACCCTCGGTACCGGCAACCACTTCATCGAGGTCTGCCTCGACGAAGCGGACCGCGTCTGGTTCATGCTGCACAGCGGCTCGCGCGGCGTGGGTAACGCCATCGGCAACCTGTTCATCGAACTGGCCCAGGCGGATATGCGCCAGCACATCGCCAACCTGCCGGACCGTGACCTGGCCTACTTCGAGGAAGGCAGCCAGCACTTCGATGACTACGTGGAAGCCGTGGGTTGGGCCCAGGACTTCGCCCGGCAGAACCGCGAGCTGATGATGCAATCGGTGATCGCCGCGGCGCGGCAGATCATCCGCAAGCCGTTCGAGGCGAGCCTGGAAGCGGTGAACTGCCACCACAACTACGTGCAGAAGGAACGCCATTTCGGCGAAGAGGTACTGGTGACGCGCAAAGGCGCGGTGTCTGCGCAGAAAGGCCAGCTCGGCATCATTCCGGGATCGATGGGCGCCAAGAGCTTCATCGTCCGCGGCCTGGGCAACGAAGAGGCGTTCTGCTCGTGCAGCCACGGCGCCGGGAGGACCATGAGCCGCACCAAGGCGAAGAAGCTGTTCAGCGTCGAGGACCAGGTGCGCGCCACCGCCCACGTCGAATGCCGCAAGGACGCCGACGTGATCGACGAGATCCCGATGGCCTACAAGGACATCGACGCCGTAATGGACGCCCAGCGCGAGCTGGTGGAAGTGCTGCATACCCTGCGCCAGGTGGTCTGCGTGAAAGGATGA
- a CDS encoding DUF3015 domain-containing protein, which yields MKRILLGTLLATASLSALADAPGSDGCGWGNMLFKGQRGTATHVLAATTNGTSGNNTFGMTTGTNGCHTNGALTYGGKPMIVLSSMMDELSEDMAKGDGEALTTYAVVLGVKPEDRAHFAQVTHEHFAQIFNKSDVTAEDVYANTQAVLKQDSTLAKYAEQA from the coding sequence ATGAAAAGGATTCTGCTCGGTACCCTCCTCGCCACCGCCTCCCTGAGCGCCCTCGCCGATGCCCCCGGCAGCGACGGCTGCGGCTGGGGCAACATGCTGTTCAAGGGCCAGCGCGGCACCGCCACCCACGTCCTGGCAGCCACCACCAACGGCACCAGCGGCAACAACACCTTCGGCATGACCACCGGCACCAACGGTTGCCACACCAACGGCGCGCTGACCTACGGCGGCAAGCCGATGATCGTGCTCAGCAGCATGATGGACGAGCTCTCCGAAGACATGGCCAAGGGTGACGGCGAAGCGCTGACCACCTACGCCGTCGTGCTGGGCGTGAAGCCCGAGGACCGCGCGCACTTCGCCCAGGTCACCCACGAGCACTTCGCGCAGATCTTCAACAAGTCCGACGTCACCGCCGAAGACGTCTACGCCAACACCCAGGCCGTCCTGAAACAGGACAGCACCCTGGCCAAGTACGCCGAACAGGCCTGA
- a CDS encoding TraR/DksA family transcriptional regulator yields the protein MVDFDPRPALDQLAAEYSKRAEAIRRDLGRSHSPDFAEQAQQRQNDDVLRALLAEADAGMRLVGLARLRLADGTYGECARCGEAIEERRLRALPAAEHCLRCADAVD from the coding sequence ATGGTCGATTTCGATCCACGGCCAGCGCTGGACCAGTTGGCGGCCGAGTATTCCAAGCGTGCCGAAGCCATCCGCCGCGACCTCGGTCGCAGCCATTCCCCGGACTTCGCCGAGCAGGCCCAGCAGCGGCAGAACGACGACGTGCTGCGCGCCTTGCTCGCCGAAGCCGACGCCGGCATGCGCCTGGTGGGCCTGGCGCGCCTGCGCCTGGCTGACGGCACCTACGGCGAGTGCGCGCGCTGCGGCGAGGCCATCGAGGAGCGCCGCCTGCGCGCGCTGCCGGCCGCCGAGCACTGCCTGCGCTGCGCCGATGCGGTGGACTGA
- a CDS encoding slipin family protein encodes MKLLKRFTVKKNERGLLYSEGDFLAVLEPGIHRHLDLYNRLSVETFSLNTPLFEHRLAGYLRQSEPALVERYFTRMDLAENEAGLRFEDGVLAEILAPGSRRLYWKGQTEQRLERIDLSQEYRVAPALLQQMQGNLRGRSVVGVEALLVTLVPAYQVGVLKVDGAVVELLPAGQYGFWRYNRQVSVELIDTRIQALEVSGQEILTRDKVSLRLNLAANWRYSDVLTAFSSLSKPLEHLYRELQFGLRAAVGTRSLDELLENKQLIDDSVSAYLKERLPGTGIEVSGLGVRDIILPGEMKTLLAQVVEAEKAAQANVIRRREETSATRSLLNTAKVMEDNPTALRLKELETLERVAERIDRISVFGGLDQVLNGLVTLKQA; translated from the coding sequence ATGAAACTGCTGAAGCGCTTTACCGTGAAGAAGAACGAACGCGGCCTGCTGTACTCCGAGGGCGATTTCCTGGCAGTCCTCGAGCCGGGCATCCACCGCCATCTGGACCTGTACAACCGCCTGAGCGTGGAAACCTTCAGCCTGAACACCCCGCTGTTCGAACACCGCCTGGCTGGCTACCTGCGCCAGTCCGAACCGGCGCTGGTCGAACGCTACTTCACCCGCATGGACCTGGCCGAGAACGAGGCCGGCCTGCGCTTCGAGGACGGCGTGCTGGCGGAGATCCTCGCGCCCGGCAGCCGCCGGCTGTACTGGAAAGGCCAGACCGAACAGCGCCTGGAGCGCATCGACCTGAGCCAGGAGTACCGCGTGGCTCCGGCGCTGTTGCAGCAGATGCAGGGCAACCTGCGCGGTCGCAGCGTGGTCGGCGTCGAGGCGCTGCTGGTGACCCTGGTACCGGCTTACCAGGTCGGCGTGCTGAAGGTCGACGGCGCGGTGGTCGAGCTGCTGCCGGCAGGCCAGTACGGTTTCTGGCGCTACAACCGCCAGGTCAGCGTGGAGCTGATCGATACGCGGATCCAGGCGCTGGAAGTCAGCGGCCAGGAAATCCTCACCCGCGACAAGGTGAGCCTGCGCCTGAACCTGGCCGCCAACTGGCGTTACAGCGACGTGCTGACAGCGTTTTCCAGCCTGTCCAAGCCGCTGGAACACCTCTACCGCGAGCTGCAATTCGGCCTGCGCGCGGCGGTGGGCACCCGCTCGCTGGATGAGTTGCTGGAAAACAAGCAGCTCATCGACGACTCGGTCAGCGCCTACCTGAAGGAGCGACTGCCGGGCACCGGCATCGAGGTCAGCGGCCTGGGCGTGCGCGACATCATCCTGCCGGGCGAGATGAAGACCCTGCTGGCCCAGGTGGTGGAGGCGGAGAAGGCGGCGCAAGCGAACGTGATCCGTCGCCGCGAGGAAACCTCGGCGACCCGCTCGCTGCTGAACACAGCCAAGGTGATGGAGGACAACCCCACCGCCCTGCGCCTGAAGGAACTGGAAACCCTGGAGCGGGTAGCCGAACGAATCGACCGCATCTCGGTATTCGGCGGCCTGGATCAGGTATTGAATGGACTGGTAACGCTGAAGCAGGCCTGA
- a CDS encoding TIGR00645 family protein: protein MERFVENSLYAARWLLAPIYIGLSLALLALTIKFFQEIFHILPSIFSIAEADLILVLLSLIDMALVGGLLVMVMFSGYENFVSQLDIDEGKEKLSWLGKMDASSLKNKVAASIVAISSIHLLRIFMDAKNIEDNKLMWYVIMHLTFVLSAFAMGYLDKATRHDH from the coding sequence ATGGAACGATTCGTCGAAAACTCCCTGTACGCCGCGCGCTGGCTGCTGGCGCCGATCTACATCGGCCTGTCGCTGGCCCTGCTGGCGCTGACCATCAAATTCTTCCAGGAAATCTTCCATATCCTGCCCAGCATCTTCAGCATCGCCGAGGCGGACCTGATCCTGGTGCTGCTGTCGCTGATCGACATGGCGCTGGTCGGTGGCCTGCTGGTGATGGTGATGTTCTCCGGCTACGAGAACTTCGTCTCGCAGCTGGACATCGATGAAGGCAAGGAAAAGCTCAGCTGGCTCGGCAAGATGGACGCCAGTTCGCTGAAGAACAAGGTGGCCGCCTCCATCGTGGCGATCTCCTCGATCCACCTGCTGCGCATTTTCATGGACGCCAAGAACATCGAAGACAACAAGCTGATGTGGTACGTGATCATGCACCTCACCTTCGTCCTCTCGGCTTTCGCCATGGGCTACCTGGACAAGGCCACGCGCCACGACCACTAA
- a CDS encoding Lnb N-terminal periplasmic domain-containing protein, whose product MPKRLLPWMALCACTPLLASPAIDSQRLQSLADEPYWLALGHYEHAKLGGWRSFVDDPKFFLAKDGDRHPQSELAATLKALYDPASLGDKHAQCVYPARTRWLRQQLQLDDLPAVECKEFTTWYQDISPHSAVLVFPAAYLNSPSSMFGHTLLRIDQADVDSDNTALLSYALNFGAYIEGMDNSILYAWKGLMGGYPGLFALVPYREKLSEYSRLENRDLWEYRLNLTPEETARMVEHVWELKQIRFKYYFFDENCSFRLLELLEIARPGTELTDHFPITAIPTDTVRAVKDAGLIDRVDYRPSRERELLARGEPLSHDEKVLARHIADDDSQLQSPEFAALPADRQALVQDTAFRLVRYRATGQERDQSTASRSYNLLKAINKNPPPTLDVERPGQPENGHESRTWQVGAGSRDGEAFAQYGLRMAYHDLDDNAYGFPLGAQIEIGQLKLRQYEGNRWQLQQLDLVTIRSMTPRNELLKPLSWQVAGGWERVIGKHSDNDHDTLVGHLNGGAGGSWKLSDDLQAYALGTARIENNQDFAATIAPAMGFDTGVLWSNPLGNLSLEGKGDYFHNGEVRRTLSFGQQVELGRNLGLRLSAQREFSHEASPRNEVMLELRWYHY is encoded by the coding sequence ATGCCCAAACGCCTGTTGCCCTGGATGGCGCTGTGCGCCTGCACCCCACTGCTGGCTTCGCCGGCGATCGACTCACAACGCCTGCAGAGCCTGGCCGACGAGCCCTACTGGCTGGCCCTGGGTCACTACGAGCACGCCAAGCTCGGTGGCTGGCGCAGCTTCGTCGACGACCCGAAGTTCTTCCTCGCCAAGGACGGAGACCGCCATCCGCAGTCGGAACTGGCCGCCACCCTGAAGGCGCTCTACGACCCGGCCAGCCTCGGCGACAAGCATGCCCAGTGCGTGTACCCGGCGCGCACCCGCTGGCTGCGCCAGCAATTGCAGCTCGATGACCTGCCGGCCGTGGAGTGCAAGGAATTCACCACCTGGTACCAGGACATCAGCCCGCACAGCGCCGTGCTGGTGTTCCCGGCCGCCTACCTGAACAGCCCGTCCTCGATGTTCGGCCACACCCTGCTGCGCATCGACCAGGCCGACGTCGACTCCGACAACACCGCCCTGCTCAGCTACGCGCTCAACTTCGGCGCCTACATCGAGGGCATGGACAACAGCATCCTCTACGCCTGGAAGGGCCTGATGGGCGGCTATCCCGGCCTGTTCGCCCTGGTGCCCTACCGCGAGAAGCTCTCCGAATACAGCCGCCTGGAGAACCGCGACCTCTGGGAATACCGCCTGAACCTGACGCCGGAAGAAACTGCGCGCATGGTCGAGCACGTCTGGGAGCTGAAGCAGATCCGCTTCAAGTACTACTTCTTCGACGAGAACTGCTCCTTCCGCCTGCTGGAGCTGCTGGAGATCGCCCGCCCCGGAACTGAGCTCACCGACCACTTCCCGATCACCGCCATCCCCACCGACACGGTGCGCGCGGTGAAGGACGCCGGGCTGATCGACCGGGTGGACTACCGCCCCTCCCGCGAGCGCGAGCTGCTGGCCCGCGGTGAACCGCTGAGCCACGACGAGAAGGTGCTGGCCCGCCACATCGCCGACGACGACAGTCAGCTGCAAAGCCCCGAGTTCGCCGCCCTGCCCGCCGACCGCCAGGCGCTGGTGCAGGACACCGCCTTCCGCCTGGTGCGCTACCGCGCCACCGGCCAGGAACGCGACCAGTCCACTGCCTCGCGCAGCTACAACCTGCTCAAGGCGATCAACAAGAACCCGCCGCCGACGCTGGACGTGGAGCGCCCCGGCCAGCCGGAAAACGGCCACGAATCGCGCACCTGGCAGGTGGGCGCCGGCAGCCGCGACGGTGAAGCTTTCGCCCAGTACGGCCTGCGCATGGCCTACCACGACCTCGACGACAACGCCTACGGCTTCCCCCTCGGCGCGCAGATCGAGATCGGCCAGCTCAAATTGCGCCAGTACGAAGGCAACCGCTGGCAGCTGCAGCAACTGGACCTGGTCACCATCCGCTCCATGACGCCGCGCAACGAGCTGCTGAAACCGCTGTCCTGGCAGGTTGCCGGCGGCTGGGAACGAGTGATCGGCAAGCACAGCGACAATGACCACGACACCCTGGTCGGCCACCTCAACGGCGGCGCCGGCGGCAGTTGGAAGCTCTCCGACGACCTGCAGGCCTATGCCCTGGGCACCGCGCGCATCGAGAACAACCAGGACTTCGCCGCCACCATCGCCCCGGCCATGGGCTTCGACACCGGCGTGCTGTGGAGCAACCCGCTGGGCAACCTCAGCCTCGAGGGCAAGGGCGACTACTTCCACAACGGCGAAGTGCGCCGCACCCTGAGCTTCGGCCAGCAGGTGGAACTGGGCCGCAACCTCGGCCTGCGCCTGTCGGCCCAGCGCGAATTCAGCCATGAGGCCAGTCCGCGCAACGAAGTGATGCTGGAGCTGCGCTGGTACCACTACTGA
- a CDS encoding DUF6482 family protein → MNLQELTSRSVAGDIDEINLVSLEGDIYVLEARMGARFYPVQDEAGHVISVRSVAHAREVLKALPNVPFHLVHAVVHDEMCGMDDERDIGAGVTIPLH, encoded by the coding sequence ATGAATCTGCAGGAACTGACCAGCCGCTCCGTCGCCGGCGACATCGACGAAATCAACCTGGTGTCGCTGGAAGGCGATATCTACGTGCTGGAGGCACGGATGGGCGCGCGCTTCTATCCGGTCCAGGACGAGGCCGGGCATGTCATCAGCGTGCGTTCGGTCGCCCATGCGCGGGAGGTGCTCAAGGCGCTGCCCAACGTCCCGTTCCATCTGGTGCACGCGGTGGTGCATGACGAGATGTGCGGCATGGACGACGAGCGCGACATCGGCGCCGGCGTGACCATCCCGTTGCACTGA
- a CDS encoding SMI1/KNR4 family protein encodes MPELTAAQQQLLSDHRLAWFAGRIIHDAQPPISDAQLAEVEQRLGSQLPRELVALWRCSFGGRLDYELCVDYDGHLHPYSFNELFYPDSDGYNDLWGWLAHEQECAEEVAEENGQEWDGRVGFLPIGGFEYLERIYVCVEPEEFGAIYAWSRALPPAWQLRLHEDALTRVADDLYGLFALLGFDEDPFAEGADAGQELLEALDELATSGAEGAALAQQLQDSLRPLVRDWRAALEQGRIAGEPELQRLALTHAVRSGDIALLEQLRDRDCDLGRLLTGGGNAPVHARVMQREVVIRWFAEQGVAEYQLDDPATRGETP; translated from the coding sequence ATGCCTGAACTCACGGCTGCCCAGCAGCAACTGCTAAGCGACCACCGCCTGGCCTGGTTCGCCGGGCGCATTATCCATGACGCGCAGCCGCCGATCAGCGATGCCCAACTGGCCGAGGTCGAGCAACGCCTGGGCAGCCAGCTGCCGCGTGAACTGGTCGCCCTGTGGCGCTGCAGTTTCGGTGGCCGGCTGGATTACGAGCTGTGCGTGGACTACGACGGCCACCTGCATCCTTACTCCTTCAACGAGTTGTTCTATCCGGACAGCGACGGCTACAACGACCTCTGGGGCTGGCTGGCGCACGAGCAGGAGTGCGCCGAGGAAGTCGCCGAGGAGAATGGTCAGGAGTGGGACGGTCGCGTGGGCTTCCTGCCCATCGGTGGTTTCGAGTACCTGGAGCGGATCTACGTCTGTGTCGAGCCGGAAGAGTTCGGCGCCATCTATGCCTGGAGTCGCGCCTTGCCGCCAGCCTGGCAGCTGCGTCTGCATGAGGATGCCCTGACCAGGGTGGCAGACGACCTGTATGGCCTGTTCGCGTTGCTGGGCTTCGATGAAGACCCGTTCGCCGAGGGTGCGGATGCCGGGCAGGAACTACTCGAGGCTCTGGATGAGCTGGCCACCTCGGGCGCCGAGGGCGCAGCGCTGGCGCAACAGCTGCAGGATTCGCTGCGGCCGCTGGTACGCGACTGGCGCGCGGCGCTGGAGCAGGGGCGGATTGCCGGTGAGCCGGAGCTGCAACGCCTGGCGCTGACGCATGCGGTGCGCAGCGGCGATATCGCGCTGCTGGAACAGCTGCGCGACCGGGATTGCGACCTTGGCCGGCTGCTGACCGGCGGCGGCAATGCGCCGGTGCATGCGCGGGTGATGCAGCGCGAGGTGGTGATCCGCTGGTTCGCCGAGCAAGGCGTCGCGGAGTATCAGCTCGATGACCCGGCGACCCGTGGGGAGACTCCATGA
- a CDS encoding zinc-ribbon domain-containing protein has translation MKSNKQRRREIRQAREQRKAKKAAPAWHPSGQVAPPGSVPVNRSNLAPYNSYGDPLFVRRGWYEDRDFTCHDCGAEQTWTAAQQKWWYEDCKGQVFSTAIRCRACRLNKRIRDGRAQPATGQLAKQMKRVET, from the coding sequence GTGAAGAGCAACAAGCAACGCCGCCGGGAAATCCGCCAGGCGCGCGAGCAACGCAAGGCGAAGAAGGCCGCGCCAGCCTGGCATCCTTCGGGCCAGGTCGCTCCGCCCGGCAGCGTCCCGGTCAACCGCTCGAACCTGGCGCCTTACAACAGCTACGGCGACCCGTTGTTCGTGCGCCGTGGCTGGTACGAGGACCGGGATTTCACCTGCCATGACTGCGGCGCCGAGCAGACCTGGACCGCCGCCCAGCAGAAGTGGTGGTACGAAGACTGTAAGGGACAGGTGTTTTCCACGGCGATACGCTGCCGCGCCTGTCGATTGAACAAACGAATTCGCGATGGCCGGGCACAACCCGCTACCGGCCAGCTCGCCAAGCAAATGAAGAGAGTCGAAACATGA
- the rtcR gene encoding RNA repair transcriptional activator RtcR — translation MKAKKTVAIGFLGSTLDRVGKGAARWQKWRPTVGLCQQQDLLVDRLELIHGLDARDIGLAERIAADVRLVSPETEVRLQPMALRNPWDFEEVYGALHDFVGGYAFDTEHEDYLVHITTGTHVAQICWFLLTEARYLPARLVQASPSRRKDEARQPEGTVTVIDLDLSRYDRIATRFRREQEESLAFLKSGIATRNADFNRSIEQIERVAGRSRAPMLLIGPTGAGKSFLARRVYELKRARHQFQGRFVEVNCATLRGDGAMSALFGHIKGAFTGAQNAREGLLRAADGGMLFLDEIGELGLDEQAMLLKAIEEKRFFPLGSDREVGSDFQLIAGTHRDLRERVAEGLFREDLFARINLWTFDLPGLAGRREDIEPNIDFELERHAREQGRLVRFNREARTRYLAFANSAQALWSGNFRELSASITRMATLADSGRIDEALVEEEIGRLRRSWGATQAQSLLDRLLGEEGAEALDLFDRLQLEAVIDVCRQARSLSDAGRQLFAVSRQEKQNPNDADRLRKYLARFGLDWSGITDGVR, via the coding sequence ATGAAAGCCAAGAAAACCGTCGCCATCGGCTTCCTCGGTTCAACCCTGGATCGCGTCGGCAAGGGCGCAGCGCGCTGGCAGAAATGGCGACCCACGGTCGGCCTGTGCCAGCAGCAGGACCTGCTGGTCGACCGCCTGGAACTGATCCACGGGCTGGATGCGCGGGATATCGGGCTGGCCGAGCGCATTGCCGCCGATGTGCGGCTCGTCTCCCCGGAGACCGAGGTGCGCCTGCAGCCCATGGCGCTGCGCAACCCGTGGGACTTCGAGGAGGTCTACGGCGCGCTGCACGATTTCGTCGGCGGCTACGCCTTCGATACCGAGCACGAGGACTACCTGGTGCACATCACCACCGGGACCCACGTCGCGCAGATCTGCTGGTTCCTCCTCACCGAGGCGCGTTATCTGCCGGCGCGACTGGTGCAGGCTTCTCCGTCGCGGCGCAAGGACGAGGCGCGGCAGCCGGAAGGTACTGTCACGGTCATCGACCTCGACCTGTCGCGCTACGACCGCATCGCCACGCGCTTTCGCCGTGAACAGGAGGAAAGCCTGGCCTTCCTCAAGTCCGGCATCGCCACGCGCAACGCCGACTTCAACCGCTCCATCGAGCAGATCGAGCGGGTTGCCGGGCGCTCCCGCGCGCCGATGCTGCTGATCGGCCCGACCGGCGCCGGCAAGTCGTTCCTTGCTCGCCGCGTGTACGAACTCAAGCGCGCACGGCACCAGTTCCAGGGCCGTTTCGTCGAGGTGAACTGCGCGACCTTGCGCGGCGACGGCGCCATGTCCGCGCTGTTCGGCCACATCAAGGGCGCTTTCACCGGTGCACAGAACGCCCGCGAAGGTCTGTTGCGCGCGGCGGATGGCGGCATGCTGTTCCTCGACGAGATCGGCGAACTGGGCCTGGACGAGCAGGCCATGCTGCTCAAGGCAATCGAAGAGAAGCGCTTCTTCCCGCTGGGCTCGGACCGCGAGGTGGGCAGCGACTTCCAGCTGATCGCCGGCACCCACCGCGATCTGCGCGAGCGGGTGGCCGAGGGGCTGTTCCGCGAGGACCTGTTCGCCCGCATCAACCTCTGGACGTTCGACCTGCCGGGGCTGGCCGGGCGCCGCGAAGACATCGAGCCGAACATCGATTTCGAGCTGGAACGCCACGCCCGCGAGCAGGGTCGCCTGGTGCGCTTCAACCGCGAGGCGCGCACGCGCTACCTGGCTTTCGCCAACTCGGCGCAGGCCTTGTGGAGCGGCAACTTCCGCGAGCTGTCGGCATCCATCACGCGCATGGCGACCCTGGCCGACAGCGGACGGATCGACGAGGCGCTGGTGGAGGAAGAGATCGGCCGGCTGCGCCGCTCCTGGGGCGCGACCCAGGCGCAGAGCCTGCTGGATCGCTTGCTGGGGGAGGAGGGCGCCGAGGCGCTGGACCTGTTCGACCGTCTGCAGTTGGAAGCGGTGATCGACGTCTGCCGGCAGGCACGCAGCCTGTCCGACGCCGGTCGCCAGCTGTTCGCTGTCTCGCGCCAGGAAAAGCAGAACCCCAACGACGCCGACCGCCTGCGCAAGTACCTGGCGCGCTTCGGCCTGGATTGGTCCGGGATCACCGATGGGGTGCGCTAG
- a CDS encoding PA4570 family protein — MTYMIDAWLDRPHPYLRILHRDTGEVCAVLEEEALDELREQGGLELSELNTSEPLVLKELVRNLFLFCYARALR, encoded by the coding sequence ATGACCTACATGATCGACGCCTGGCTGGATCGCCCGCACCCCTACCTGCGCATCCTGCATCGGGACACCGGGGAAGTCTGCGCGGTGCTGGAAGAAGAAGCGCTAGATGAACTGCGCGAACAGGGCGGCCTGGAGTTGTCCGAGCTCAATACCAGCGAACCGCTGGTCCTCAAGGAGCTGGTGCGCAACCTGTTCCTGTTCTGTTACGCCCGCGCGCTGCGCTAG
- a CDS encoding NADAR family protein — protein MEEPMSVEQLCRRIEAGEAFKYLYFWGHRPKHSVEVDKSCFSQWFEAAFEIDGVTYTSAEHYMMAGKARLFGDEAALARILAARTPAEAKSIGREILGFDEAAWNAERLAIVTRANHAKFGQNPALREFLLGTGDRVLVEASPVDAIWGIGLAVDHPDAGNPARWRGLNLLGVALMSARDVLRRESQHA, from the coding sequence ATGGAAGAACCGATGAGTGTCGAGCAGCTGTGCCGACGCATCGAGGCGGGCGAGGCGTTCAAGTACCTGTACTTCTGGGGGCATCGCCCGAAGCACTCCGTGGAAGTCGACAAGAGCTGCTTCAGCCAGTGGTTCGAAGCGGCCTTCGAGATCGACGGAGTGACCTACACCAGTGCCGAGCACTACATGATGGCCGGCAAGGCCCGACTGTTCGGTGACGAGGCGGCGCTGGCGCGGATTCTCGCGGCGCGCACGCCGGCTGAGGCCAAATCCATCGGCCGCGAGATCCTCGGCTTCGACGAGGCCGCCTGGAACGCCGAGCGCCTGGCCATTGTCACTCGCGCCAACCACGCCAAGTTCGGGCAGAACCCGGCCCTGCGCGAATTCCTGCTGGGCACGGGCGATCGCGTGCTGGTCGAGGCCAGCCCGGTGGATGCCATCTGGGGCATCGGCCTGGCGGTCGATCATCCCGACGCGGGCAACCCGGCGCGCTGGCGCGGGCTGAACCTGCTGGGTGTTGCCCTCATGAGCGCGCGCGATGTGCTGCGCCGGGAGAGTCAACATGCCTGA
- a CDS encoding FKBP-type peptidyl-prolyl cis-trans isomerase: MSELNLSTDEARVSYGIGRQLGDQLRENPVPGMTLDAIVAGLSDAYAGAESRVPGEVLSASFQVIRERMQAEAQAKAEAAAAVGREYLVENAKREGVTVLPSGLQYEVLTTGEGAKPSREDTVRTHYHGTLVDGTVFDSSYERGQPAEFPVGGVIAGWVEALQLMNAGSKWRLHVPSELAYGGQAVGSIPPHSVLVFDVELLEIL, translated from the coding sequence ATGAGCGAACTCAACCTTTCCACCGACGAAGCCCGCGTCAGCTACGGCATCGGCCGTCAGCTGGGCGACCAGCTGCGCGAGAACCCGGTTCCGGGCATGACCCTGGACGCCATCGTGGCCGGCTTGTCCGACGCCTACGCCGGCGCTGAAAGCCGCGTTCCGGGCGAAGTCCTGTCCGCCAGCTTCCAGGTGATCCGCGAGCGCATGCAGGCCGAAGCCCAGGCGAAAGCCGAGGCCGCCGCAGCCGTAGGCCGCGAGTACCTAGTGGAAAACGCCAAGCGCGAAGGCGTGACTGTCCTGCCGTCCGGCCTGCAGTACGAGGTGCTGACCACCGGCGAAGGCGCCAAGCCGTCCCGCGAAGACACCGTGCGTACCCACTACCACGGCACCCTGGTCGATGGCACCGTCTTCGACAGCTCCTACGAGCGCGGCCAGCCGGCCGAATTCCCGGTGGGCGGTGTGATCGCCGGCTGGGTCGAGGCGCTGCAACTGATGAACGCCGGCAGCAAATGGCGCCTGCATGTGCCGAGCGAGCTGGCCTATGGCGGCCAGGCCGTCGGCAGCATCCCGCCGCACAGCGTGCTGGTGTTCGACGTCGAGCTGCTGGAAATCCTCTGA